In Microbacterium sp. AB, a single genomic region encodes these proteins:
- the mtrB gene encoding MtrAB system histidine kinase MtrB → MPVTARTARMAVRRPSTWLPAIRAQWTSSLRFRTTFITVAATGLAIAVACVWTALAIHNELFTSRKDQVLDQAQRGIEQAQDVLDTAEVATDSAALQQLLFDARDTLTAQAGTSYIAYYRIDDATSAIAPPDFALIEDGALTVGLRERVRTSADTQWWQSVPMQLSDGSTPVPAIVVGQQLQVQNANAYEVYLAYSLEDADRTLRFVQGTLWITGVVLVLIVATISWFVLRTVAQPLIEASQTSARLAAGDLDVRLPVRGRDELATLGRSFNAMADSIESQITELAELSQVQQRFVADVSHELRTPLTTIRLASEMLNDRRAEFDESTARAAELLHAQVARFEQLLTDLLEISRYDAGSVQLEREPTSLAQLAEDVAGSMEQVAAQHGSELRIVAPGGYSPVEVDPRRVRRILRNLIGNAIEHGEGRPIVITVDSDARAVAIGVRDHGLGMTPEDAERVFDRFWRADPSRKRTLGGTGLGLSIALGDAKLHGGALAVWSEPGRGSHFVLTLPRVPGEVSDRSPIPAEPHERVADDLGVTQPIRTEDGEARP, encoded by the coding sequence ATGCCCGTGACGGCGCGGACCGCGCGGATGGCCGTCCGGAGGCCGTCGACCTGGCTTCCCGCCATCCGCGCGCAGTGGACCAGCTCGCTGCGCTTCCGCACGACCTTCATCACGGTGGCCGCCACCGGGCTGGCGATCGCCGTCGCGTGCGTCTGGACGGCCCTCGCGATCCACAACGAGCTCTTCACGTCGCGCAAGGACCAGGTGCTCGACCAGGCGCAGCGTGGGATCGAACAGGCGCAGGACGTGCTCGACACCGCCGAGGTCGCCACGGACAGCGCCGCCCTGCAGCAGCTGCTGTTCGATGCGCGTGACACCCTCACGGCCCAGGCGGGCACGAGCTACATCGCCTACTACCGCATCGACGACGCGACGTCGGCCATCGCCCCTCCCGACTTCGCGCTCATCGAGGACGGCGCGCTCACCGTGGGGCTCCGCGAGCGCGTGCGCACCTCGGCGGACACGCAGTGGTGGCAGTCGGTGCCGATGCAGCTCTCGGACGGCTCGACCCCGGTCCCGGCGATCGTGGTCGGGCAGCAGCTCCAGGTGCAGAACGCGAACGCCTACGAGGTGTACCTCGCCTACAGTCTGGAGGACGCCGATCGGACGCTGCGGTTCGTGCAGGGCACCCTGTGGATCACGGGCGTCGTCCTCGTCCTGATCGTGGCCACGATCTCGTGGTTCGTCCTGCGCACGGTGGCGCAGCCGCTCATCGAGGCGAGCCAGACGAGCGCGCGCCTCGCCGCCGGCGATCTCGACGTGCGGCTGCCCGTGCGCGGCAGGGACGAGCTCGCCACGCTGGGGCGGTCGTTCAACGCGATGGCCGACAGCATCGAGTCGCAGATCACCGAGCTCGCCGAGCTCTCGCAGGTGCAGCAGCGGTTCGTGGCGGACGTGTCGCACGAGCTGCGCACGCCGCTGACGACCATCCGGCTCGCCTCCGAGATGCTCAACGACAGGCGGGCGGAGTTCGACGAGTCGACGGCGCGCGCCGCGGAGCTGCTGCACGCCCAGGTGGCGCGGTTCGAGCAGCTGCTGACCGACCTGCTGGAGATCAGCCGGTACGACGCCGGCTCGGTGCAGCTCGAGCGGGAGCCCACGAGCCTCGCCCAGCTGGCCGAGGACGTCGCCGGGTCGATGGAGCAGGTCGCCGCCCAGCACGGCAGCGAGCTGCGGATCGTCGCCCCCGGCGGGTACTCTCCCGTCGAGGTCGACCCGCGCCGCGTGCGCCGCATCCTGCGGAACCTCATCGGCAACGCCATCGAGCACGGCGAGGGCCGCCCCATCGTCATCACGGTCGACAGCGACGCGCGGGCCGTCGCGATCGGCGTGCGCGACCACGGTCTCGGCATGACGCCGGAGGACGCCGAGCGCGTCTTCGACCGGTTCTGGCGGGCGGACCCCTCGCGCAAGCGCACGCTGGGAGGCACGGGGCTCGGGCTCTCGATCGCGCTGGGCGACGCGAAGCTGCACGGCGGCGCCCTCGCGGTGTGGTCCGAGCCCGGGCGAGGCTCGCACTTCGTGCTGACGCTGCCGCGCGTGCCGGGGGAGGTCTCCGACCGGTCGCCGATCCCCGCCGAGCCGCACGAGCGCGTGGCGGACGACCTCGGCGTGACACAGCCCATCCGCACCGAAGACGGGGAGGCCCGGCCATGA
- a CDS encoding GerMN domain-containing protein → MTGTGGTAALRRRRVLVASLVAALALTGCAGLPTSGPVTAGNSPADSPSGVTGGSYIADAPEPGATPGEIVDGFLQASIEPAQNWATAREYLDGDLVSTWNPSASTLIDLTDRRDTTHATVDGATATLAADVTAEATVDEDGRYQVAGGGSTSLAFELAQNADGEWRIVSAPDGIVLDRLFFAELYTAYDLYYFDATWSHLVPDRRWFLNRQNANAATRIVQELVDGSPSEWLASGVETAFGSDLELSRGTVSIDSDRVAHIAVTGAAGADDETISRMTAQLEQSLSAVTVRSVSLTVDGQESDVEAAPVGSTKIDPRPLVLREDGFGYLSGGDLSAVDGLSDVLLGFPEDHAISSITLSPDQETAAVGLDDGEAMRVTSEGPDEIDTGGPVIDPAMDRFGRIWTVRADEPQSLTAWDADLVSTASLAGGWSDLASVSAIDVSRDGSRIAAIVSSGDEEWVIVSAVERELDGTPVAVGTPMRVVQLRLAGVGLAWLDDGTIGIAAGGTDNAIMIQQPIGGPGTDTSAASPLDVVAIGAGNQDSAVRLLTGGGELQVRRGSGWTTSASDVKVLATQLGLPG, encoded by the coding sequence ATGACGGGAACCGGCGGAACCGCGGCCCTCAGGCGACGGCGCGTCCTCGTCGCGTCGCTCGTCGCGGCGCTCGCGCTGACGGGCTGCGCCGGCCTGCCGACGAGCGGTCCGGTCACGGCCGGGAACTCGCCGGCGGACTCGCCGAGCGGCGTCACGGGCGGAAGCTACATCGCCGACGCCCCGGAGCCGGGGGCGACGCCGGGGGAGATCGTCGACGGCTTCCTGCAGGCGTCGATCGAGCCGGCCCAGAACTGGGCGACGGCGCGGGAGTACCTCGACGGCGACCTCGTCAGCACGTGGAACCCGAGCGCGAGCACCCTCATCGACCTCACGGATCGGCGCGACACCACCCATGCGACCGTCGACGGCGCCACGGCCACGCTCGCCGCGGACGTCACGGCGGAGGCGACCGTGGACGAGGACGGCCGGTACCAGGTGGCCGGCGGCGGCAGCACGTCGCTCGCGTTCGAGCTCGCGCAGAACGCGGACGGCGAGTGGCGCATCGTGTCGGCGCCCGACGGCATCGTCCTGGACCGGCTCTTCTTCGCCGAGCTCTACACGGCGTACGACCTCTACTACTTCGACGCCACGTGGAGCCATCTCGTCCCCGATCGTCGCTGGTTCCTCAACCGGCAGAACGCGAACGCGGCCACGCGCATCGTGCAGGAGCTCGTCGACGGCAGCCCCAGCGAGTGGCTGGCGTCCGGAGTGGAGACGGCGTTCGGCTCCGACCTCGAGCTCTCGCGCGGCACGGTCTCCATCGACTCCGACCGCGTCGCGCACATCGCCGTGACCGGCGCCGCGGGCGCGGACGACGAGACCATCAGCCGCATGACGGCCCAGCTCGAGCAGAGCCTCTCCGCGGTGACGGTGAGGTCCGTGAGCCTCACCGTGGACGGACAGGAGAGCGACGTGGAGGCGGCCCCCGTCGGATCGACGAAGATCGACCCGCGCCCGCTCGTCCTCCGGGAGGACGGGTTCGGCTACCTCTCCGGCGGCGACCTGAGCGCCGTCGACGGCCTGTCGGACGTCCTCCTCGGCTTCCCCGAGGACCACGCCATCTCCTCGATCACGCTGTCGCCAGACCAGGAGACCGCCGCCGTGGGGCTCGACGACGGCGAGGCCATGCGCGTCACGAGCGAGGGGCCGGACGAGATCGACACGGGCGGCCCCGTGATCGATCCGGCCATGGACCGCTTCGGCCGCATCTGGACCGTGCGGGCGGACGAGCCGCAGTCGCTCACGGCGTGGGACGCCGATCTCGTCTCGACCGCGTCGCTGGCGGGCGGCTGGTCGGATCTCGCGAGCGTCTCGGCGATCGACGTCTCGCGCGACGGCTCCCGGATCGCCGCCATCGTGTCGAGCGGGGACGAGGAGTGGGTGATCGTCTCGGCCGTCGAACGCGAGCTCGACGGCACCCCCGTCGCCGTCGGGACGCCGATGAGGGTCGTGCAGCTCCGTCTGGCGGGCGTGGGCCTCGCATGGCTCGACGACGGCACGATCGGCATCGCCGCCGGCGGCACGGACAACGCCATCATGATCCAGCAGCCGATCGGAGGCCCCGGCACCGACACCAGCGCGGCCTCGCCGCTCGACGTCGTCGCGATCGGCGCGGGGAACCAGGACTCGGCCGTCCGCCTGCTCACGGGAGGCGGCGAGCTGCAGGTGAGGCGCGGCAGCGGCTGGACGACGAGCGCGAGCGACGTGAAGGTGCTGGCGACCCAGCTCGGGCTGCCCGGCTGA
- a CDS encoding ComF family protein, whose protein sequence is MSLAADLRTALSEASGLLLPVSCAGCGDAGVALCDGCRAAIAPAVRVRCIGEDLDVVAGLVFAGEAAAVLRTFKEGGRTALARAFAPAMRAALVACARRAGTLVDAVPVPASAASSRRRGYRPVELLMHHGGVAPSRELRWARRAADQRALGREQRDANMTGSLCARRRLDGRDVIVVDDVVTTGATLREARRALSEAGAHVVGAVALAATPRVLPPRTRHGESPGNTS, encoded by the coding sequence ATGTCGCTCGCCGCAGATCTCCGCACCGCGCTGTCCGAGGCCTCGGGCCTGCTGCTCCCCGTCTCCTGCGCGGGCTGCGGCGACGCGGGCGTCGCGCTGTGCGACGGGTGCCGTGCCGCGATCGCGCCCGCCGTCCGCGTGCGGTGCATCGGGGAGGACCTCGACGTCGTCGCCGGGCTCGTCTTCGCGGGCGAGGCGGCCGCCGTGCTGCGCACGTTCAAAGAGGGCGGGAGGACGGCGCTCGCCCGCGCGTTCGCCCCCGCCATGCGGGCGGCCCTCGTCGCGTGCGCCCGTCGTGCCGGGACGCTCGTCGACGCCGTGCCCGTCCCGGCGTCGGCCGCCTCGTCCCGGCGTCGCGGCTACCGGCCGGTGGAGCTGCTGATGCACCACGGCGGGGTCGCGCCCTCCCGTGAGCTGCGATGGGCGCGGCGGGCGGCCGATCAGCGTGCCCTGGGGCGGGAGCAGCGCGACGCGAACATGACCGGATCGCTCTGCGCGCGGCGCCGCCTCGACGGCCGGGACGTGATCGTGGTGGACGACGTCGTGACGACGGGCGCGACCCTGCGCGAGGCCCGCAGGGCGCTCTCGGAGGCCGGCGCGCACGTGGTCGGAGCGGTCGCCCTGGCCGCGACGCCGCGCGTTCTCCCTCCGCGAACACGACATGGCGAATCGCCGGGAAATACTTCGTGA
- the hpf gene encoding ribosome hibernation-promoting factor, HPF/YfiA family: protein MDTNIVGVGVSVSDRFRTVVEEKSERISTLAPRAERLEVKVTHQSHRAGRLEEETVELTVFWNGPVIRAEAHDADKFTAFDIALEKLGEQLRRAKDKKVSGRLRPRAARFAKETGELEGLDVQPAAAETLQAVATGEVAVVAEREEDEAYTPVVIRTKSFEPEWMTVEDAVDRMELVGHDFFLFIDARTDHPSVVYRRRGWDYGVISLTTQASPVEDALAS, encoded by the coding sequence ATGGACACGAACATCGTCGGCGTGGGGGTCAGCGTTTCCGACCGATTCCGCACCGTGGTCGAGGAGAAGAGCGAGCGGATATCGACCCTCGCCCCACGTGCCGAGCGTCTTGAGGTGAAGGTCACCCATCAGTCCCACAGGGCAGGACGCCTCGAGGAGGAGACGGTCGAGCTCACGGTCTTCTGGAACGGCCCCGTGATCCGCGCCGAGGCGCACGACGCCGACAAGTTCACGGCCTTCGACATCGCGCTCGAGAAGCTCGGCGAGCAGCTCCGGCGGGCGAAGGACAAGAAGGTGAGCGGCCGCCTGCGCCCGCGCGCCGCGCGGTTCGCGAAGGAGACGGGCGAGCTGGAGGGGCTCGACGTGCAGCCCGCCGCCGCCGAGACGCTGCAGGCGGTCGCGACGGGCGAGGTGGCCGTCGTGGCGGAGCGGGAGGAGGACGAGGCCTACACGCCCGTCGTCATCCGCACCAAGTCCTTCGAGCCGGAGTGGATGACGGTCGAGGACGCGGTCGACAGGATGGAGCTCGTCGGCCACGACTTCTTCCTCTTCATCGACGCGCGCACGGATCATCCGAGCGTCGTCTACCGGCGTCGCGGGTGGGACTACGGCGTCATCTCGCTCACCACGCAGGCTTCGCCGGTCGAGGACGCGCTCGCATCCTGA
- a CDS encoding coiled-coil domain-containing protein, which translates to MAGFWGRRRREEREQQQAADADLARRARTALVTADERIRATGDELVFAAAELGEGPTKELREGVDAVKKHMAEAFQLHQLNHDDIPDTEEELRTRNARIIQLCDWAEDVLDERTGALQERIALVRQAPQILQQVRADVERLRERLPQTRATVERLARLYSAEALQRVRVNADEADQLLDFALHSADVSERRRASRRTEEANLALETATEAVRRATSILDGVDDFEIEAMRAQSTLADVVADSRGDLVEARTAPQTPEVTKAIASLESALAALPAPGTQSDPFTVLAEVSEANAALDAAVAKARERAARPLPSIEHVQHDVAAADRAISVAGSLINGHSGWIGADARTRFAEAQRLRIDIDPLVVSEDTREQAQQLARRTAQLAHEALQLAQRDIDSSRPDNDDWGSWGGGRRGPRGGGFGGGGGGDFLGPVLGGVLLGGLIGDIFD; encoded by the coding sequence ATGGCAGGATTCTGGGGTCGTCGCAGGCGGGAAGAGCGAGAGCAGCAGCAGGCGGCGGACGCAGATCTCGCCCGCAGGGCCCGCACCGCGCTCGTCACCGCCGACGAACGCATCCGCGCGACGGGCGACGAGCTCGTCTTCGCCGCGGCCGAGCTCGGCGAGGGACCGACGAAGGAGCTGCGCGAAGGCGTCGACGCGGTCAAGAAGCACATGGCCGAGGCCTTCCAGCTCCATCAGCTCAACCACGACGACATCCCCGACACCGAGGAGGAGCTGCGCACGCGCAACGCGCGCATCATCCAGCTCTGCGACTGGGCCGAGGACGTCCTCGACGAGCGCACGGGGGCGCTGCAGGAGCGCATCGCGCTCGTGCGGCAGGCCCCGCAGATCCTCCAGCAGGTGCGCGCCGACGTCGAGCGGCTGCGCGAGCGGCTGCCGCAGACGCGGGCGACCGTCGAGCGGCTCGCGCGTCTCTACAGCGCCGAGGCGCTCCAGCGGGTGAGGGTGAACGCCGACGAGGCGGATCAGCTCCTCGACTTCGCGCTGCACTCCGCCGACGTCTCGGAGCGCAGACGTGCGTCCCGCCGCACCGAGGAGGCGAACCTCGCGCTCGAGACGGCGACCGAGGCCGTCCGGCGCGCCACGTCGATCCTCGACGGCGTCGACGACTTCGAGATCGAGGCCATGCGCGCGCAGTCGACGCTCGCCGACGTCGTCGCCGACTCGCGCGGCGACCTCGTCGAGGCGCGCACGGCGCCGCAGACGCCGGAGGTGACGAAGGCGATCGCGTCGCTCGAGTCGGCGCTGGCCGCACTGCCCGCCCCCGGCACGCAGTCGGACCCGTTCACGGTGCTCGCGGAGGTCTCCGAGGCGAACGCCGCCCTCGACGCCGCCGTCGCGAAGGCGCGCGAGCGCGCGGCGCGGCCGCTGCCGTCGATCGAGCACGTGCAGCACGACGTCGCCGCCGCCGATCGCGCGATCTCCGTCGCCGGCAGCCTCATCAACGGCCACAGCGGCTGGATCGGCGCCGACGCCCGCACGCGCTTCGCGGAGGCTCAGCGCCTGCGCATCGACATCGATCCGCTCGTCGTGTCGGAGGACACCCGCGAGCAGGCCCAGCAGCTGGCGCGCCGCACGGCGCAGCTCGCCCACGAGGCGCTGCAGCTCGCGCAGCGCGACATCGACTCGTCCCGCCCCGACAACGACGACTGGGGGTCGTGGGGAGGCGGCCGGCGCGGCCCGCGCGGCGGCGGCTTCGGCGGCGGGGGCGGCGGGGACTTCCTCGGCCCCGTGCTCGGCGGCGTCCTCCTCGGCGGCCTCATCGGCGACATCTTCGACTGA
- a CDS encoding PadR family transcriptional regulator: protein MSVRRSLLAILDQGPCYGYQLRTEFERRTGATWPLNVGQIYSTLERLERDGLVVRGAPDDQGHVYWEITAAGRDDVRAWLGSPVERGQPPRDELAIKLALAATLPGVDAGALIRIQRAAAHARLESLRRTAPAGAPDGPEELASSLVVDSMIFAAEAELRWLDHSERRLADRPRHRTALGLASERPRRGRPVRTP from the coding sequence ATGTCGGTGAGACGGAGCCTGCTGGCGATCCTGGACCAGGGGCCCTGCTACGGGTACCAGCTGCGGACGGAGTTCGAGCGGCGCACCGGTGCGACGTGGCCGCTCAACGTCGGACAGATCTACAGCACGCTGGAACGGCTCGAGCGCGACGGGCTCGTCGTCCGGGGCGCGCCCGACGACCAGGGACACGTCTACTGGGAGATCACCGCAGCCGGGCGCGACGACGTGCGCGCGTGGCTCGGCTCCCCCGTCGAGCGCGGGCAGCCGCCGCGCGACGAGCTCGCGATCAAGCTCGCGCTCGCCGCGACGCTTCCGGGCGTCGACGCCGGCGCCCTCATCCGCATCCAGCGCGCGGCCGCGCACGCGCGGCTCGAGTCGCTGCGGCGGACCGCGCCCGCCGGGGCCCCGGACGGACCCGAGGAGCTCGCGTCGTCCCTCGTGGTGGACTCGATGATCTTCGCCGCGGAGGCGGAGCTGCGCTGGCTCGACCACAGCGAGCGGCGCCTCGCCGACCGCCCGCGGCACAGGACCGCGCTCGGGCTCGCGAGCGAGCGCCCCCGACGCGGCCGCCCGGTCAGGACGCCGTAA
- a CDS encoding phosphodiesterase: MAGSSPTPRAAEYARPSHLLVHLSDTHLRAEGGVFGIDAARHLRRVLAELESSGARPDALVFTGDLADLGEADAYAHLREVVAPAAERLGSRVIWVMGNHDDRDRFRRGLLGEAGDAPVDAVHEIDGLRVIVLDTSVPGAHHGEVSPEQLEWLALELAIPAPHGTVLAMHHPPMPCVLDLATLVELRDQKALADVLRGSDVRTILAGHVHFSSTATFAGIPVSVASSSCYTQDLTLTDGSMRPRDGAQSYNLVHVYEETVVHSVVPFSDAPALETTTADETARRLQEAGVVIPPSMGRSDALPPPTAPLAIVG, encoded by the coding sequence ATGGCCGGATCTTCACCGACGCCACGGGCCGCCGAGTACGCGAGGCCCAGTCATCTGCTCGTGCACCTGAGCGACACGCATCTCAGAGCCGAGGGCGGGGTGTTCGGGATCGACGCCGCACGCCATCTGCGTCGCGTGCTCGCGGAGCTGGAGTCCTCCGGGGCACGGCCCGACGCGCTGGTCTTCACGGGAGACCTCGCCGACCTCGGCGAGGCCGACGCCTACGCGCACCTGCGCGAGGTCGTCGCCCCCGCGGCGGAGCGCCTCGGGTCACGCGTCATCTGGGTGATGGGCAATCACGACGACCGCGATCGCTTCCGCCGCGGCCTGCTCGGGGAGGCGGGAGACGCACCGGTCGACGCCGTCCACGAGATCGACGGCCTGCGCGTGATCGTCCTCGACACGTCGGTGCCGGGAGCGCATCACGGGGAGGTGTCGCCGGAGCAGCTCGAGTGGCTCGCGCTCGAGCTGGCGATCCCCGCACCGCACGGCACCGTCCTGGCGATGCATCACCCGCCGATGCCGTGCGTGCTCGACCTCGCGACGCTCGTGGAGCTCCGCGACCAGAAGGCCCTGGCCGACGTGCTCCGCGGGAGCGACGTGCGCACGATCCTCGCAGGGCACGTGCACTTCTCGTCGACCGCCACGTTCGCGGGCATCCCGGTGTCGGTGGCCTCGTCGTCGTGCTACACGCAGGACCTCACCCTCACGGACGGGAGCATGCGGCCGCGGGACGGCGCCCAGTCGTACAACCTCGTGCACGTCTACGAGGAGACCGTGGTGCACTCGGTCGTCCCGTTCTCGGACGCCCCGGCGCTGGAGACGACCACGGCCGACGAGACGGCCCGCCGCCTGCAGGAGGCGGGAGTCGTCATCCCGCCTTCGATGGGGCGCTCGGATGCCCTTCCCCCGCCGACGGCGCCTCTGGCCATCGTCGGCTGA
- a CDS encoding stealth family protein → MTLLGSSPAPHARDAWPGAPDPAHTRLHDGIPHLVEETTPEHAQTADLLALARIFEDAALRPLLVRRTSGGPALALDVREKDAALRALTADGGLWAAARTAGRPAHLLVTGAEDAFEKDAAIVFRPRITPSGTLRHGAETGVRVEFWRHEDGLVRAPRRNALTRRTIMAEDLSFATVRRHGRSWRTLDGMFAPGPHEVAFDVDIVFSWVDGSSDDFQRERAKRLNAYVVGDGDAHAARFRQVDELRYALRSVHLFAPWIRRIYIATDSPAPRWLVDHPKVRIVRSEEFFADPSVLPTHNSHAVEAQLHRIPGIAEHFLYSNDDMFFGRPVRPELFFTPAGLTKFVECGVRIGVGPARASRSGHDNAARVNRDLLRERFGRIITRDLQHCATPHSREVMGELEREFPDEFARTTAARFRSATDVSVTNSLYHYYAAMTGRALPTREPRTRYIQTTLRNAPARLGRLLERRDADMFCLNDGSVPEIPEELREHVVRETLEAYFPVRAPWERDESALSRRWPEAPSAGEGHPSAPSKAG, encoded by the coding sequence ATGACCCTTCTGGGCAGTTCTCCCGCTCCCCACGCACGCGACGCATGGCCCGGCGCCCCCGACCCTGCGCACACCCGCCTGCACGACGGGATCCCGCATCTCGTCGAGGAGACCACTCCGGAGCACGCCCAGACCGCCGACCTCCTCGCGCTCGCCCGCATCTTCGAGGACGCGGCGCTCCGGCCCCTCCTCGTGCGACGCACGAGCGGAGGCCCGGCCCTCGCGCTGGACGTCCGGGAGAAGGACGCCGCCCTGCGCGCCCTCACCGCGGACGGCGGGCTCTGGGCCGCCGCGCGGACGGCGGGGCGTCCCGCGCATCTTCTGGTCACGGGCGCGGAGGACGCGTTCGAGAAGGACGCCGCCATCGTCTTCCGGCCCCGCATCACCCCCTCCGGCACCCTGCGCCACGGCGCGGAGACGGGCGTCCGCGTGGAGTTCTGGCGCCATGAGGACGGCCTCGTCCGCGCGCCGCGGCGCAATGCGCTCACCCGCCGCACGATCATGGCGGAGGACCTGTCGTTCGCGACCGTCCGTCGGCACGGCCGGTCGTGGCGCACGCTCGACGGGATGTTCGCGCCGGGTCCGCACGAGGTGGCCTTCGACGTCGACATCGTCTTCTCCTGGGTCGACGGCTCCTCCGACGACTTCCAGCGCGAGCGCGCCAAGCGGCTGAACGCGTACGTCGTCGGCGACGGGGACGCGCACGCCGCGCGCTTCCGCCAGGTCGACGAGCTGCGGTACGCCCTCAGGAGCGTCCACCTGTTCGCACCGTGGATCCGCCGGATCTACATCGCGACGGACAGTCCCGCACCGCGCTGGCTCGTCGATCACCCGAAGGTCCGGATCGTCCGCAGCGAGGAGTTCTTCGCGGACCCGTCCGTGCTCCCCACCCACAACTCGCACGCCGTCGAAGCGCAGCTGCACCGCATCCCCGGGATCGCCGAGCACTTCCTCTACTCCAACGACGACATGTTCTTCGGCCGCCCGGTGCGTCCCGAGCTCTTCTTCACCCCGGCCGGGCTGACGAAGTTCGTCGAGTGCGGCGTCCGCATCGGCGTCGGGCCGGCACGGGCGAGCAGGAGCGGCCACGACAACGCCGCGCGCGTGAACCGGGACCTCCTCCGCGAGCGCTTCGGGCGCATCATCACCCGCGATCTCCAGCACTGCGCGACCCCCCACAGCCGCGAGGTGATGGGCGAGCTCGAACGCGAGTTCCCCGACGAGTTCGCGCGGACGACCGCTGCGCGCTTCCGCAGCGCGACGGACGTCTCCGTGACGAACTCGCTGTACCACTACTACGCGGCCATGACGGGGCGCGCGCTGCCGACGAGGGAGCCGCGCACCAGGTACATCCAGACGACGCTGCGGAACGCGCCGGCGCGCCTGGGCCGGCTGCTCGAACGGCGCGACGCGGACATGTTCTGCCTCAATGACGGCAGCGTCCCGGAGATACCCGAGGAGCTGCGCGAGCACGTCGTGCGGGAGACCCTCGAGGCCTACTTCCCGGTGCGGGCGCCCTGGGAGCGCGACGAGAGCGCGCTCAGCCGACGATGGCCAGAGGCGCCGTCGGCGGGGGAAGGGCATCCGAGCGCCCCATCGAAGGCGGGATGA
- a CDS encoding epimerase yields MTDDRIAVVAGASGFVGRALTRALAEDGYAVRTIGRSGDVRWGDAAAIAAAVDGSDLVVNLAGRSVNCRYTDANRDEVLRSRVDTTRALRAAIAGAASPPRVWLNASTATIYRHATDRAQTERDGELGSGFSVDVARTWEEELFSGDLPATRRVALRMAIVLGDGPATRTLFALARLGLGGPQIDGPWFPHRRYRGIGPHPTGDGRAPHRPTRGGQRFSWIHIDDVVSAIRFLGDRDDVSGPVNLSSPHPSDNRTLMATLRRVVGMPVGLPAWRFMLEPAMWLLRTEPELVLKSRWVVPERLLAEGFRFSHPSLAEALRDVAER; encoded by the coding sequence ATGACGGACGACAGGATCGCGGTCGTGGCGGGAGCGAGCGGGTTCGTCGGCCGCGCGCTCACGCGCGCGCTGGCCGAGGACGGGTACGCCGTCCGGACGATCGGGCGAAGCGGCGACGTGCGCTGGGGGGACGCCGCCGCGATCGCTGCCGCCGTGGACGGCTCCGACCTCGTCGTGAACCTCGCGGGGAGATCGGTGAACTGCCGCTACACGGACGCGAACCGCGACGAGGTCCTGCGCTCGCGCGTGGACACGACCCGTGCGCTGCGCGCGGCGATCGCGGGCGCGGCGAGCCCGCCGCGCGTCTGGCTCAACGCCAGCACCGCGACGATCTACCGCCATGCGACGGACCGGGCGCAGACGGAACGCGACGGCGAGCTCGGCTCGGGGTTCTCGGTCGACGTCGCGCGGACCTGGGAGGAGGAGCTCTTCTCGGGCGATCTCCCCGCTACGCGGCGCGTGGCGCTCCGGATGGCGATCGTCCTCGGCGACGGCCCGGCGACGAGGACGCTCTTCGCGCTCGCGCGCCTGGGCCTCGGCGGTCCGCAGATCGACGGGCCGTGGTTCCCGCACCGGCGCTACCGGGGCATCGGCCCCCATCCCACCGGCGACGGGCGCGCACCGCATCGTCCGACCCGCGGCGGGCAGCGGTTCAGCTGGATCCACATCGACGACGTCGTCTCGGCCATCCGGTTCCTCGGCGACCGGGACGACGTCTCGGGGCCGGTGAACCTCTCCTCCCCCCACCCGAGCGACAACCGCACGCTCATGGCCACGCTGCGCCGCGTGGTCGGGATGCCCGTCGGGCTCCCCGCCTGGCGCTTCATGCTCGAGCCGGCGATGTGGCTCCTGCGCACGGAGCCGGAGCTGGTCCTCAAGAGCAGGTGGGTGGTGCCCGAACGGCTGCTCGCGGAGGGCTTCCGCTTCTCGCATCCGTCGCTCGCGGAGGCGCTGCGGGACGTCGCGGAGCGCTGA